The genomic segment GGCAGCAGGCCGGCCAGCATGACGGCGAACGCGGCCACGGTCACGGCGCGCGGCGAGAAGCGGTCGGACAGGTACCCGCCCAGGGGGCGCAGGAGACTGGCGGGAAAGATGAACAGCGCGGTCAGGAGGCCGGCGCGGGCCAGGGGCAGGCCGTAGTGGTCGACGTAGTACCGGGGCAGGAACAGGGAGTACGCGACGTACGCGCCGAAGAACACCACGTAGTACAGCCCGAAGCGCCACACCTGCAGTCTGGCCAGGGGGCGCAGCCAGTCGGCCAGGGTGCGTTCGCCGCGCGGCGCGGCGTCGACGGGCGTGAAGCGGGCGGTGGCGGCGGCGCACAGCAGCAGCAGCACACTGAACACGAACGGCACGAAGTGCCACCCGCCGGGGATCAGCAGTCCGGCAGGGACGGCGGTGATCATCAGGGGCGCGAGGAGTTTGGTGAGGCTGGCCCCGGCGTTCCCCGCGCCGAAGGTGCCGAGCGCGAGGCCCTGGCGGGCGGTGGGAACCCACTGCGCGATCCAGGCGTTCCCGACGGCGAAGCTGACGCCGGCCAGGCCCACGCCGAGCGCGAGGATCAGCAGCAGGGTGTAACTGCTGGCGTAGGCGAGGGCCAGGGCGAACGCGGCGGTCAGGAGGGTGGTGGCCAGGAACACGGTCCTGCCGCCGTAACGGTCGGCCCAGATGCCGGCCGGGAGGCGCAGCAGCGAGCCGGTCAAGACGGGAATGGCGGTCAGCAGCGTGAACTGCGCGTCCGAGAGGCCGAGTTCCTTGCGGATGGGCAGGCCCACGATGGCGAACATGACCCACACCGCGAACATCAGCGTGAAGCCCAGCGTGGCGAAGGTCACGACGCGGCGGGCGTCCGGGGTCAGGGGGGCGTTCCCGGTGAGGGTCGGGGCGGGGCCGGGGGTGGGGGCGCTGGGGGCGTGCGTCATGGGGTTCCTCCTGGGGGGTGGGGGGGCCTGGGGGCCGGTGAGGGGGGCACCGGATGGGACCGGGGTGGGGGGCGGGCCAGGAGCGGCCCGCCGGTCAGGGGGTGGGGGTGGGCCTCAGGGGGCGGGGCAGGGGACCGGGGTCGGTCGTGGGGTCAGGAGCGTGCACGGGGGCGGGCCGCAGCGTGACGGGCGTGACCTTGAAGCCCGGCATGCGCGAGTGCGGGTCCAGGGCGGCCGGGTCGGTGAGCAGGTTGGCCGCGCCCGGCCAGTGGAAGGGGACGAACAGCGTGTCGGGGCGGATGCCGGGGGTCAGGGTGACGGGCAGCGTGGCCTGACCGTGCGCGGTGACCAGCGTGACGGGCTGCCCGGCTTTCAGGCTGTGGGCGCGGGCGGTGTCCGGGTGGATCTGCACGGTGTTCTCGGCTTTCAGGGCGGCGTTGCGGCGGGTCTGGGTGCCGCTCTGGTACTGGTTGCCGAGGCGGCCGGTGGTCAGGTGCAGGGTGCGCGGCGCGAGGTCCGGGGTGGGCAGGCGCGGCACGTGCAGGGTGGCCAGTCCGTCCGGGGTGGGGTAGGTGGGGGCGTAGGCCAGGGGCGTGTCGGGGCCGTCGGCGCGCGGAACGGGCCACTGGGCGCTGGCGCGGTCGAGGCGTTCGGCGCTCAGGCCGCTGTAGTCGGCCCTGCCGCCGCGCGTGGCGAGAAAGAAGTCGTCCTGCAGGTCGCGGAAGGTGGGGTACGTGAAGCCGTGGGGGCGGCCGACGGCGTGCGCGAGGTCGCACAGGATCCGCCAGTCCTCGCGGGCGGCGCCAGGGGCGGTCATGGCGCGGCGGCGGCGCTGCACGCGGCCCTCGAGGTTGGTGGTGGTGCCTTCCTCCTCGCACCACATGCTGCCGGGCAGGACCAGCGTGGCCAGCTGCGCGGTCTCGCTGGGCAGGAAGTCGATGACGATCAGGTGCTTGAGGGCGCGTAGCTTCTCGGTGACCTGTCCGGCGCCGGCGGCGCTGACGACCGGGTTGCTGCCCAGCACGATCAGCGCGTTGATGCCGCCCTCGCCGGGGTCGCCGCAGGCGTTCAGGAGTTCCTGGGCGCTGTGGCCGGGCTGGGGCAGGTGGCGTTCCGGGACGTTCCAGTGGGCGGCCATCTGGGCGCGGTGGTGGGGGTCGCGCAGGCTGCGGGCGCCGGGCAGCTGGTCGTTCTTCTGGCCGTGTTCGCGCCCGCCCTGGCCGTTGCCCTGGCCGGTCAGGGTGCCGAAGCCGCCGCCCTGCTTGCCGACATGCCCGGTCAGGAACGCGAGGTTGATCCAGGCCTGCACGGTGTCGGTGCCGTGGGTGTGCTGTTCGGGGCCGCGTCCGGTGAGGATCAGTGGCGTGCGGGCGTCGGCGTAGGCGCGGGCCAGGGTCATCAGGTCCGTTTCGGGAATGCCGCACCCGTGGGCCACGCGGGCCGGCGGGTAGTCGTCGGCGTGCCAGAGGACGTCGCTGAGGCCGTGGGCGGGCGCGGTGGGGCGGATCCTGCCCCAGGTTTTCATGAGGTGCAGCAGGCCCAGGGCCAGGATGCCGTCCGTGCCGGGGCGGGGCGCGAGGTGCCGTCCGGCGACGCGGGCGGTGGTGGTGGCGCGCGGGTCGATGGCGTACACGGCGCCGCCGCGGTCCCTGGCGCCCTTGAGGTACTGCATGACCGGTGGGAGGGTCTCGGCGATGTTCGCGCCGACGAGCAGGATCAGGTCGCTGCGGGTCATGTCAGAGAGCGGGAAGCCCAGGCCCCGGTCGAGACCGAAGGTGCGGTTCAGGGCCGCGCTGGCGCTGGCCATGCAGTAGCGGCCGTTGTAGTCGATGTTGGGGGTCTGGAGGGCCACGCGGGCGAACTTGCCCAGCAGGTACGTCTTCTCGTTGGTGAGGCTGCCGCTGCCGAACACGCCGATGCGCTGCGGGGCGCGCTGTACCAGGGGGCTCAGGGCCTCGCGGACGTGGGCCATGGCCTCGGGCCAGCTGACGGGGACCAGCTGGCCGTCGCGGCGCAGCAGCGGCGTGGTCAGGCGGTCCGGGTGGCGCAGGTCGCCCGGCGCGGCGAGGCCCTTCTTGCAGACGGTGCCGTGCGCGACCGGGCAGTCCCGGGTGGGGGTGGCGCGCGTGACCAGTCCGTGTTCGAGGTGCAGGTCGAAGTTGCACTGCACGGCGCAGTAGGGGCAGGTGGTGCGGACGGTGCGGGAGGGGGCCGCGTTCATGGGGCGAGCCTGAAGGGCAGCGTGAGAAAAGTCAAGGCCAATTCTGCAGAACGTCATCGAAAGTTCGAACAATCTGCAGGATTCTAGACAGATAGCCGGGCATAT from the Deinococcus depolymerans genome contains:
- a CDS encoding MFS transporter; amino-acid sequence: MTHAPSAPTPGPAPTLTGNAPLTPDARRVVTFATLGFTLMFAVWVMFAIVGLPIRKELGLSDAQFTLLTAIPVLTGSLLRLPAGIWADRYGGRTVFLATTLLTAAFALALAYASSYTLLLILALGVGLAGVSFAVGNAWIAQWVPTARQGLALGTFGAGNAGASLTKLLAPLMITAVPAGLLIPGGWHFVPFVFSVLLLLCAAATARFTPVDAAPRGERTLADWLRPLARLQVWRFGLYYVVFFGAYVAYSLFLPRYYVDHYGLPLARAGLLTALFIFPASLLRPLGGYLSDRFSPRAVTVAAFAVMLAGLLPLMRDLPLTPFLLLTAVVGVGMGVGKASTYTLIARWNPGQMGVVGGLVGLLGGLGGFFLPLIFAAFKPTLGPQAAFVTLFILTAGCGVVFVANMVRLTVTGRQPSLT
- a CDS encoding molybdopterin oxidoreductase family protein, giving the protein MNAAPSRTVRTTCPYCAVQCNFDLHLEHGLVTRATPTRDCPVAHGTVCKKGLAAPGDLRHPDRLTTPLLRRDGQLVPVSWPEAMAHVREALSPLVQRAPQRIGVFGSGSLTNEKTYLLGKFARVALQTPNIDYNGRYCMASASAALNRTFGLDRGLGFPLSDMTRSDLILLVGANIAETLPPVMQYLKGARDRGGAVYAIDPRATTTARVAGRHLAPRPGTDGILALGLLHLMKTWGRIRPTAPAHGLSDVLWHADDYPPARVAHGCGIPETDLMTLARAYADARTPLILTGRGPEQHTHGTDTVQAWINLAFLTGHVGKQGGGFGTLTGQGNGQGGREHGQKNDQLPGARSLRDPHHRAQMAAHWNVPERHLPQPGHSAQELLNACGDPGEGGINALIVLGSNPVVSAAGAGQVTEKLRALKHLIVIDFLPSETAQLATLVLPGSMWCEEEGTTTNLEGRVQRRRRAMTAPGAAREDWRILCDLAHAVGRPHGFTYPTFRDLQDDFFLATRGGRADYSGLSAERLDRASAQWPVPRADGPDTPLAYAPTYPTPDGLATLHVPRLPTPDLAPRTLHLTTGRLGNQYQSGTQTRRNAALKAENTVQIHPDTARAHSLKAGQPVTLVTAHGQATLPVTLTPGIRPDTLFVPFHWPGAANLLTDPAALDPHSRMPGFKVTPVTLRPAPVHAPDPTTDPGPLPRPLRPTPTP